In Nitrospirota bacterium, the genomic window TACATTGAAAATGAGCTCCTGCCGGCCAAGGGCAAAAGCATCCTCAACAATGGACTTGCTTATCTCTGCAATCCTCACTTGCCGCTTGAGCCTTCCACCCATATATACCGGGAAGTTAAAAGAGACCCCGACCTCATAAGTCGGGTTATCAAACTCCGGAAAGCCACCTTCCATAGGTGAGCCTGTTATCGGCAGAACAGGGCGATCGTAGCGGGACCTGATTGTGTTGCCTATAAAATCCACTCTGGGAAACCTGCCACCCTTTGCTTCGTCAATGCTATAGTCTTCAATCTCTATATCCATCTGCAACGCCGCAAGTCGGGGATTATTTTCGAGGGCATATTGAACGGCTTCTGAAAGAGTATATGACTCCTTCCGCATTTCCCCATAGGCCAGATGTCCTGAAGCCAAGTTTCCTGCAAAAACAGCACATGTAAGCAGCATTATGATTTCCTTCATTTTCAGCCTCCCAAGTAAATATTCACTTACATCAAAGCCAAATATATTAATTTTATTTCAGACACTTTTCATAGTCCTTCCATAGCTTCATCCCCTCATCCACCAGAGAAAATGAAAACCCGCTCAGAGACCATTTAAGTGTCGTTACCTGCACCATACCGATTAATATCATGGAAGCAGCCTGGGAATTTACCCCCTCCTTGATCAGCCCATCCTTTTGCCCTTTTTTTATAATTTCGCTCAGCTTGCAGGAGTAAGCGGTTACCTTCTCTAAAAGTTTTTTTCTGATATGGGGCAGCCTCATGTGGAGTTCTTCTGAGAAAACAAGCCTGGGGATGCCGTCATTTTTCTCTATATACTCAAAATGGAGCCTGTATATCTCTTTTAGACGAGCAACTGGTGAACCGGCGGTCACTGTCTTAAGGTTTTCTTCGAGTCCTGCACCAATCTGTTCGGTCATGACATTGAGAATTTCTTCCTTGTTTTTAAAATGTCTGTAAAGAGTCGCCTCTGATATCCCAACCTCTTTGGCTATTGCAGCGGTTGTCAGTGCACCCAGCCCCCGGCTTCCAATGATCCTGAGGGCAGCCTGAACAATCTGTGTCCTCCTTGTTTTTCTGTCAAACTTTTTAGCTGTTTTATTCATCTCGCCTCATGTAAGTGATTATTTACTTACATTATGCCATCAGCTGAATTATTTGTCAAGTTTTTTTTTGTAGCCTGATGACAAGGGAAGAACATCAGGTTTTTAGTTAAGAAAAAAAGACCTTGACAATGCCACTAATCCACAGTATAATGGAATGATGGATATACATATAATTAATGTCCTCCCGGGTCTCTGTTTAGGGGAGTTTTCATTTGGAGGAGGCGCATGAAATTGAAGAGTATGGAACCGTGTTGTCCCGCAAAGCCCGAACTCAAAAGCCGTGCCCTGCTGACGGAAGATCAGGCAGTCTCCCTTGAGCAGACTTTCAAGATACTCGCCAATGGCACCAGGCTCAGGATACTGCATGCCCTCTTTCTGGCTGAAGAGATATGCGTAACGGATCTGGCGAAAACCCTGGGCATGAAACCCACGGCTGTTTCGAACCAGCTTCAGCGATTGACATTCAGCGGAATCATCGAGTCCCGCCGGGACGGGAACCAGATATTCTATCGTATAGTTGATCCCTGCGTGATCAAGCTTCTGGACAGCGCCTGGTGTCTCACTGCAGACGCAGAGGCGCGGGTGCGGGAAAGGAGTGAAGAATGAAATCCGGAATCATTGCCGTTGTTCTGGCCGGAATTGTCGTTATCGGGGGAATCGCGTATGCGTTCCATCGTACTGGAGACGGGCCGGTTGACGGGGTAGTTGCAGTCACCTCAAACCCACGCGGATCATCGGAAGTCGTTAATGTTGACGATCTTGCAAAAAAACCAGAAGATTTTAAGGGAGAATTCGTGCTGCGCGGTGCTGTTGCGGGTGTGAGAAAGACAGATGGGGTGTTTGCCGTAGTTGACGCCCGCGAGTTTGAATCCTGCGGTGTGCTGACGTGTGCTCTCAACACGATCCCTGTTAAATTCAACGGAGAGCTTCCTGCTCCCAAGTCAATAGTTGAGATTACCGGACGGGTGGTTCAAGGTGAAAAGGGGCTGATTATCAACGCTGAGAGTGTGGAAGTCGTAAAGTGAAGTGGATGATGCTGAGCGTCTTCCTTGCGATTTTCGCAGGTCACTTTCTGTATGCCACACGTGATGTTTCAATATCGAATGATAATGCGGAGTGGGCGGCTTACAAGTTTGAGCAGCCCGAAGAGTCCCGGTTGAATCGCTATATTGCTCCGGGCGAGTATTGGCTGGGTTTGTCATACGGACTTGCCGGGGCTTTTGCCGCGTTCAGCCTCCTCCGGGCCGTCAGGATGCGTCGTGAGGCCCTGGCCGCATCAGCGGGAGCAGCCGGCGGAATCGCTCTCGGCGGCCTGTTGTGGGCGGGAGTCTGTTTCCTTGTCGGCTGTTGCGGATCCCCCATGCTTCCCGTCTATCTGGGGCTTCTGGGACCAAAATTCCTTGGCGTCACCAAGCCGCTGACGTTTGGGTTGACGCTGCTCTCCATAGTTGTCGGCTCCGCATGGATGCCCAGGCAGAGACAAAAGGTGAAAGCTTAAAATGTCTACACTGATTTATATGAAGATACTGGAGCAGACTCCCGAAAAGTATGACCGGGGAATGCGTATTCTTACGTTTGGACGTATCGACCGGATCAAGCGGGAAATCGCCTTGACCCAGGTGGAGGCTGGAGACGAAGTCCTTGAGATCGGATGCGGGACAGGGACACTTGCCGCCATGATGAGCGCACGCGGAGCACACGTTGTGGGTATCGATATCTCGGAGGGTATGCTGGCTGCTGCCCGCAGGAATGCACCGGAGGCCGAGTTTATCCACATGACGGCAACGGAGATCGGCAGGTTAGGAAAAGAACGATTCGACAGGATTGTGGCAACGCTCTCCTTCAGCGAGCTTACGGAAGATGAACTCGACCTTGTACTGCAGGCCTCAACCGTTCTGCTTAAGGCAGGCGGCAAACTGGTGGTGGCCGATGAAGTCTTGCCTTGCCGGTGGTGGAGCCGCGTTGCTGCACGTCTGATCCGCTGGCCTTTGGCTGCAATCACTTTTCTGCTTACCCAAAACACCACGCACGCACTCAGGATGTTTGAAGCGCGGCTTGGGAGAGCCGGTTTTGAAGTTGCAAGCCGTAAGGACCACCTATTCGGAACTCTCGCACTCATCAAGGCGGAGAAATCATGATCCGGGATTTTATAAAAGACCTCTGGCTCCTCTTCGGCCGCCTCTTTCCCTTTCCCACAAAACCGGGACTCCACCGGGTGGGCAATCCCGACCGCTCTTCTCCGGTGCTGGTTACGTGCAACTTTGAACTGACGGTACGCAAGGTGGTTCAGACCCTGAAGCGTGACGCCGTTGATGCATGGCTGCTCGTTGCCCCGACAAAGGGTATCAATGTATGGTGTGCCGCAGGTGGCGGACACTTTACAACCGATACCGTTGTCTCTATTATCAACACGAGCGGGATTGAAAGCATGGTCGACCACCGCAAACTCATCCTCCCGCAATTGTCGGCAACCGGGGTAAATATCCGGGCACTGAAAAAACGTACAGGCTGGAACCCCTGCTTTGGTCCCGTGGACATCAAACATCTGGCTGCATATCTCGGAAGAGGAAAACTCAAGGCAGAGCAGGAATACCGCCGCGTGACCTTTCCCTTCAGGGACCGGCTCGTCATGGGGACAAACCTCGGGTTCAACTCTTTGCTCTTTCTTCTCCTGCCCATGCTTGTTGTTTCGATCTGGAAAAGCGGCCTCTGGTGGAAATCCATTCCCCTGCTCTTTGTCCTTGCAGTACTCAATACCGTGCTGGTCTTTTGGCTGCCTGGAAAACCCGGAGTGCAGAAAGGCTTTTCGCTCGGCCTCATGGCTTCGGCGCTGTTCGTGGTTGTTTCTCAGGCCGTATGGGGAATGGGGCCGTGGGAGACTATGGGCTGGACGGGATGGATAGTCTTTCTCTCAACCTACCTCGGCTATGACATGCCGAGCTGGTCGCCTCTGTGGCGGGCGGATGTTAAAGAACTTGTCCTGGGAGTGAAACGCACGCGTGTTGAAGTTATTGCGGAACAATGTATCGGCTGTGGACTTTGCACAACCGTTTGCCCGGCCAACGTATTTAAAATGGATTCCGCTACAAGGAAATCCGCGGTTGTGAACCTTGACGCCTGCCAGGCTTGCGGCGCATGCATTGAAAATTGTCCGAACGAGGCGATCAGGAACAACTTTCGCGCAGGAATCTGCTCCTGCCCTACGTGTACAGTAATCAATGCCGCCAAATCACTTGCGCAACCGGCAGATAAACAAAACGAACCGGATGTTGAGGCACCGGAGTTGCGCTCTATCCGGATTATCGACAACGTCAGTTTACATAAAACCACGGAGGATTTACATGAATAACAATACATCTGCAAAACCTGCCCGTCTTTCCTGGCTGGGGTCAGCTACCAGCCTGTTTGCCGTGGTTGCCTGTTACGGCACCGTGGCGGCCGTGGCCCTGCTCTCCCTTGTTGGTGTCAGCGTGAAACTTGATGAATCGTTCATGGTGAAACTTATCACAGTGCTGCTGATAGCGGCTTTACTGGGGATGGGCAATTCCTTTCGTCTGCACCGGCATGCCGGTCCCCTCTTGCTGAGTATCGCAGCGGCTGCGCTCTTGTTTTGGGTATTCTACGGCAAATACTCAAAGCCACTTGAGCTGACCGGTTTTGCTGTATTGTTGGCTGCCTCGGTGTGGGACTTTCGGGTTAAGAAGCGCTCCTGTGTATGCAGTGAAGAGGCCCACTGCAGAGAGAAATGCGGAACGCCTCCCCCTGACAGTTAAAAAAGCATCTTTGCCTCGTGTATGCCCTGGATTACCATTTGTGTTCCGATAACGGCCAATATAAGACCCATCAGGCGGGTTACCACGTTTATTCCATTGATACCTATGAATTTGACGAGACGTTGCCCGAAAATAAAGAACAGATAGGTAATTCCACAGAGCACTGCAAAGGAAGCCACGGTAATAGCAATCTCCAGGATATTGCCTGTGGCCGAATAATTCATTGCTGTTGCAATAGTACCCGGCCCGGCTAAAATGGGCATTGCCAACGGCGATACGGCAATACTTAATTTTGCCTCTTTGGCATTATTGGTGTCCTCTTTGGTGGGATTATGGATAGTAGACTGTTCTCCGTGCAGCATTTGAAACCCTACAAGAATAATAAGTGCGCCACCGGTGATACGAAATGCCGGCAGCGTTATTCCAAACAACTCAAAAATTACCTTTCCCAGGATACAGAAGAGAAAGACTATAAGAAAAGCCGTTAGTAAGGATCTGAGAGCAATTTGTTTCCTGGTTGCCAGATCATCATCACCCGTTAATCCAATAAAGATAGGCGTGTTGGCAATAGGGTTCATTATTGCAAAGAAACCCAAAAAAACCGTTAATGAATGGCTCGATAAGTTGCTCATTTCTCCTCGGCAAAAATGGCCTTTGAGATTCAGTTTCCTGCTGTGCCCGGCAATGCCATCAACATGAAAATTCTAACACTATATATCTTACCATTTGGTCCTTGGTCGGCGCCTTCCTTCTATCTGTTGTTCCGGCAGTTCTTAATCCGGAAGCCGGTGTTTTCTGATCCGTAATGATGCGGTATGCATAAAGAGCAGCCCGGCATTTCTCCGTCCTCTGGAGTATATACAGGATTGAATGCTTTTTGTCACGATTCAAGGCCAGAACCCCAGAGGATGAATATCGCACTCTCCTGTCTCGTAC contains:
- a CDS encoding MarC family protein encodes the protein MSNLSSHSLTVFLGFFAIMNPIANTPIFIGLTGDDDLATRKQIALRSLLTAFLIVFLFCILGKVIFELFGITLPAFRITGGALIILVGFQMLHGEQSTIHNPTKEDTNNAKEAKLSIAVSPLAMPILAGPGTIATAMNYSATGNILEIAITVASFAVLCGITYLFFIFGQRLVKFIGINGINVVTRLMGLILAVIGTQMVIQGIHEAKMLF
- a CDS encoding MerC family mercury resistance protein, with the translated sequence MNNNTSAKPARLSWLGSATSLFAVVACYGTVAAVALLSLVGVSVKLDESFMVKLITVLLIAALLGMGNSFRLHRHAGPLLLSIAAAALLFWVFYGKYSKPLELTGFAVLLAASVWDFRVKKRSCVCSEEAHCREKCGTPPPDS
- a CDS encoding TetR/AcrR family transcriptional regulator is translated as MNKTAKKFDRKTRRTQIVQAALRIIGSRGLGALTTAAIAKEVGISEATLYRHFKNKEEILNVMTEQIGAGLEENLKTVTAGSPVARLKEIYRLHFEYIEKNDGIPRLVFSEELHMRLPHIRKKLLEKVTAYSCKLSEIIKKGQKDGLIKEGVNSQAASMILIGMVQVTTLKWSLSGFSFSLVDEGMKLWKDYEKCLK
- the cpaM gene encoding corrinoid protein-associated methyltransferase CpaM, encoding MSTLIYMKILEQTPEKYDRGMRILTFGRIDRIKREIALTQVEAGDEVLEIGCGTGTLAAMMSARGAHVVGIDISEGMLAAARRNAPEAEFIHMTATEIGRLGKERFDRIVATLSFSELTEDELDLVLQASTVLLKAGGKLVVADEVLPCRWWSRVAARLIRWPLAAITFLLTQNTTHALRMFEARLGRAGFEVASRKDHLFGTLALIKAEKS
- a CDS encoding HgcAB-like fusion protein, with translation MIRDFIKDLWLLFGRLFPFPTKPGLHRVGNPDRSSPVLVTCNFELTVRKVVQTLKRDAVDAWLLVAPTKGINVWCAAGGGHFTTDTVVSIINTSGIESMVDHRKLILPQLSATGVNIRALKKRTGWNPCFGPVDIKHLAAYLGRGKLKAEQEYRRVTFPFRDRLVMGTNLGFNSLLFLLLPMLVVSIWKSGLWWKSIPLLFVLAVLNTVLVFWLPGKPGVQKGFSLGLMASALFVVVSQAVWGMGPWETMGWTGWIVFLSTYLGYDMPSWSPLWRADVKELVLGVKRTRVEVIAEQCIGCGLCTTVCPANVFKMDSATRKSAVVNLDACQACGACIENCPNEAIRNNFRAGICSCPTCTVINAAKSLAQPADKQNEPDVEAPELRSIRIIDNVSLHKTTEDLHE
- a CDS encoding metalloregulator ArsR/SmtB family transcription factor encodes the protein MKLKSMEPCCPAKPELKSRALLTEDQAVSLEQTFKILANGTRLRILHALFLAEEICVTDLAKTLGMKPTAVSNQLQRLTFSGIIESRRDGNQIFYRIVDPCVIKLLDSAWCLTADAEARVRERSEE